GTGGAGAATGTATTGAAGTCAGCAGTGGCTAATACTCGAACACCTGGAGACGAACCGAATTTATATATTGCGGAAACTTATGTTGGAGGAGGCCCTGTGTTAAAACGTATGAGGCCTCGGGCTATGGGTCGAGCAGCGATCTATAAAAGGAAAACTTGCCATATATATATAGTTGTGGAAAGTCGTAAGGTTTCTGCGAGGAGGTAGAAAATTGGGACAAAAAGTTCATCCAATTGGAATTCGTCTTGGTTTCATTAAGACATGGAGTGCAAAATGGTTTGGAGGGAAGAACCTTAGTCAAATGCTCCACGAAGATATAACTATACGGGAGTTTATTAAAAAGAAGCTTCATCAAAGTGGAGTGGGCAAAACAATAATCGAGCGGGCGGGTAAATCTTTACGAGTGGATATCCATACGGCAAGGCCAGGAGTGGTGATTGGCAAGAGAGGTGCTGATATTGAGAATTTAAGAACGGACTTAGAAGAAATGACGGATCAAAAGGTGTTTATTAACATTATCCCTATAAGGAAACCCGAGATGGACGCTCAGGTTGTGGCTGCAGGGATTGCCCTGCAGTTGGAGAAGAAGATGCCTTATCGGAGAATAATGAAGAGGGCGATTTTGCGAGCAATGGAGGGTGGAGTAGGGGGGATTAAGGTATGTGTTAGTGGTCGTCTTGGCGGGGCAGAGATAGCCCGTACCGAGTGGCAGAAAGAGGGACGTATTCCCTTGCAGACTTTTCGAGCCGATATCGATTATGGCTTTGCTGAAAGCTTTACCACACATGGTCTGATCGGAGTTAAGGTTTGGATTTTTAAGGAAGAGCTCACCAAAAAAGATCAACAGGAGGAACTTGGCGAGCCTGCTTATAAGGAAGAAAAAGAAAAGAAGGAAGAGAAAGTAGAAAAAGAAAAGAAGGAAGAGAAAGTAAAGAAGAGTGAAAAGGATGAGGTGAACACAGATGCTAATGCCCAAGAGAGTTAAGTATCGTAAGACGCAGCGTGGAAGGATGAAGGGCATAGCTTTACGCGGAAATAAAATAAATTTTGGCGAGTTTGGATTACTGGCTCTGGAACCCGCCTGGGTGACAGCGCAACAGATTGAGGCTGCGCGAGTAGCTTTGACTCGTTCTTTAAAGAAGGGCGGAAAGGTCTGGATTAGAATTTTTCCGGATAAGGCAATTACCAAAAAACCAGCAGAGACTCGCATGGGAAAGGGGAAGGGTGCCCCGGCTGGCTGGGTAGCTGTGGTTAAGCCTGGAAGAGTTCTCTTTGAAATCGAGGGAGTCAACCGGTCTGAGGCAAAAACAGCGATGGAGCTGGCAGGTCATAAGTTGCCGGTAAAGACAGCGTTTTTAGCAAGGGGAGAATGATAAAATTTCTAATGTTTGAAAGGGATAATGGGAAAGAAAAATGAAAGCGAGCAAATTGCGAGAATTGAGTGTAGCCGAATTAGAGCAGAGGTTGAACGAGACTACGCAGAAACTATTTCAGTTAAGATTCAAAAACGCCTCAGGTAAAATAAAGAATCCCCTGGAGATTAGGCTTTTCCGCAGGGATATTGCACGGATTAAGACAGTTCTGGCAGAAAGTAAACTGTCTAAAGAAAAAGAAGAATAAAGGGAGAGAGGATGAGAGAAGGTCAAGCGAAACGCAAGATCAGGATTGGTAAAGTGGTTAGTGATAAGATGGAGAAGACCAGAATAGTAACAGTGGAGAGATTGTTCAGGCATTCTAAATATCAAAAGGTTATTAAAAGAAGAAAGAAATTTATGGTGGATGACCCCAAGAACGAATTGCACATAGGAGATAAAGTGAGAATTGCCGAAACCAGACCCTTGAGTAAAAGAAAGAGGTGGCGAGTTTTGGAAATACTGAAGAAGGCAGAGGAAATTTGACATGATACAGCTGCGCACTCGATTAAATGTAGCTGACAATACAGGAGCGAGAAAAATTACCTGCATAGGAGTTCTGGGCGGAACTAGGAAGAGATATGCAGGAATGGGTGATATAATTAAGGCTTCAGTAAAAGATGCTTTGCCAGGCGCTACGATTAAGAAGGGTGAGGTGGTAAGGGCAGTGATTGTTAGAATGAGGAAATGGATACGCCGACCCGATGGTTCCTATGTCAAATTTGACGAAAATGGTGCAGTAATTGTGGACGACAACAACGAGCCCAAGGGAACTCGAATTTTTGGGCCAATTGCTCGTGAACTGAGAGATAAGGGATTCACCAAGATAATCTCTCTGGCTCCTGAAGTAGTATAATGTTTAATCGTTCATTCATACACTGGGGAAATTGATATGTTGCCGATTAGAAAGAAGGATAAGGTAGTAGTAAAGACGGGTAAAGACAAAGGTAAAACAGGTGAAGTCCTGAAAGTGTTTCTCGTGACTTCCCGAGTGATAGTAAGCAAGATAAATTTTATAAAGAGGCATACCCGGGCAACACAGACTACGCCAGGGGGAATTACAGAAAAAGAGTCTTCTATTCATATTTCCAATGTACAGTTGATTTGTCCTAAATGTGACCAGCCTACTCGAGTAAAGATAGACCACTTAAGCGATGGTAAGAAGATAAGGGTTTGCCGAAGATGTGGAGAAATGATAGTATAGGGAAAGCAAAATGGCGCGATTAAAAGAATTATATAAGAAAAAGATTGTTCCTCAACTGATAGAACGTCTAAAATATAAGAATATTATGGAAGTGCCCAGAATAGATAAGATAGTAATCAATACAGGGGTTTCCACAGCAAAGGAGGATATTAAGGTTTTGGACGAAGCAGTGGGAGAGTTAGCAACAATAACGGGACAGAAGCCTATTGTGACCAGGGCAAAAAAGTCGATTTCCAACTTCAAACTTCGTCAGGGAATGCCCATAGGTTGCAAAGTCACCCTCCATGGAGCTGTGATGTATGAGTTTCTGGACCGTTTGATTAATGTGACATTGCCTAGGGTTCGTGATTTTCGGGGGGTCTCCCGTGATGGATTCGATGGTCAAGGAAATTATAACCTGGGAATTCAGGAGCATATAATTTTTCCTGAGATTAATATAGATAAAGTTGGTAAAGTCAAAGGGTTAAACGTGAGCATAGTAACCACAGCCAAAAATATAGATGAGGCATATGAGTTATTGAGTCTTTTCGGTATGCCTTTTCGAAAGAAGGGGTGATAGAATTTAAAAATAGTTTGTTCATCGCTTGAGGAATATGCTCGGGATTTGGTTCGCTCGCTAACAATTTTTTGCTCTGCGGGCACCGCCAAAAATCTCAGGAGTTTATCCCGTCTTTGCGGGACTAAACTCTAATCTTCGATTTTTGGCTAAAAATTCTAATGCTCGCTATACCAAATCCCCTCGCATTAGGGAGAATCCGTGCTCGTTTTTTGGCTGAAATTCCAAGAGCTCTTCGCAAGCTATTTTTAAATGTCTGATTTACAGAGGGAGGGCTTTTTGGCGAAGAAAAGTTTAGTTGCTAAGGCCAAACGGGCAGCAAAGTTTAGTA
This genomic stretch from bacterium harbors:
- the rplN gene encoding 50S ribosomal protein L14 — protein: MIQLRTRLNVADNTGARKITCIGVLGGTRKRYAGMGDIIKASVKDALPGATIKKGEVVRAVIVRMRKWIRRPDGSYVKFDENGAVIVDDNNEPKGTRIFGPIARELRDKGFTKIISLAPEVV
- the rpmC gene encoding 50S ribosomal protein L29, whose translation is MKASKLRELSVAELEQRLNETTQKLFQLRFKNASGKIKNPLEIRLFRRDIARIKTVLAESKLSKEKEE
- the rpsQ gene encoding 30S ribosomal protein S17; its protein translation is MREGQAKRKIRIGKVVSDKMEKTRIVTVERLFRHSKYQKVIKRRKKFMVDDPKNELHIGDKVRIAETRPLSKRKRWRVLEILKKAEEI
- the rplE gene encoding 50S ribosomal protein L5, producing MARLKELYKKKIVPQLIERLKYKNIMEVPRIDKIVINTGVSTAKEDIKVLDEAVGELATITGQKPIVTRAKKSISNFKLRQGMPIGCKVTLHGAVMYEFLDRLINVTLPRVRDFRGVSRDGFDGQGNYNLGIQEHIIFPEINIDKVGKVKGLNVSIVTTAKNIDEAYELLSLFGMPFRKKG
- the rplV gene encoding 50S ribosomal protein L22 produces the protein MAARAIARFVRLGPRKVGRVLDLIRGKGILEAYQILKFTRRRAAKAVENVLKSAVANTRTPGDEPNLYIAETYVGGGPVLKRMRPRAMGRAAIYKRKTCHIYIVVESRKVSARR
- the rplX gene encoding 50S ribosomal protein L24; the encoded protein is MLPIRKKDKVVVKTGKDKGKTGEVLKVFLVTSRVIVSKINFIKRHTRATQTTPGGITEKESSIHISNVQLICPKCDQPTRVKIDHLSDGKKIRVCRRCGEMIV
- the rplP gene encoding 50S ribosomal protein L16, yielding MLMPKRVKYRKTQRGRMKGIALRGNKINFGEFGLLALEPAWVTAQQIEAARVALTRSLKKGGKVWIRIFPDKAITKKPAETRMGKGKGAPAGWVAVVKPGRVLFEIEGVNRSEAKTAMELAGHKLPVKTAFLARGE
- the rpsC gene encoding 30S ribosomal protein S3, producing MGQKVHPIGIRLGFIKTWSAKWFGGKNLSQMLHEDITIREFIKKKLHQSGVGKTIIERAGKSLRVDIHTARPGVVIGKRGADIENLRTDLEEMTDQKVFINIIPIRKPEMDAQVVAAGIALQLEKKMPYRRIMKRAILRAMEGGVGGIKVCVSGRLGGAEIARTEWQKEGRIPLQTFRADIDYGFAESFTTHGLIGVKVWIFKEELTKKDQQEELGEPAYKEEKEKKEEKVEKEKKEEKVKKSEKDEVNTDANAQES